The Drosophila nasuta strain 15112-1781.00 chromosome 2L, ASM2355853v1, whole genome shotgun sequence genome window below encodes:
- the LOC132798374 gene encoding uncharacterized protein LOC132798374 isoform X1, with amino-acid sequence MNARAHKAFMINFFLDEDVSPLVAEAVRLTTEDGALKVFADAKKIKTEPDEENTIPRCQEDQFKEQFRMERSSFEMLLRVVGKAIAGAEHMQPIGQMCLPEKLLYTLTLLSGNRSFREVGETFAISKSSGHEIFKWVTAAFAALLPRYVKWLDKDVACTTERIDILPDVVGVIDECRIPLKLLVKVEEGQRHIEALALQAVCDEHSRFLDIHIDVPDLQCILLKSELFERLIDPVEPLMPPHKHLVGETMYPLLLNLMTPFTEKNRKLSPCHMRFNQAIRSWNAPAKRAFAALISRFRRLESLEIATLELATIVVSATCMLHNFILECGEPIDDGVLDFDTVPERPNSVVFGTHGLVNWDFTAAAERKRDNLVAGFMHA; translated from the exons atgaacgcGCGTGCTCATAAAGCGTTTATGATCAATTTCTTTTTGGACGAAGATGTGAGCCCCCTTGTGGCCGAAGCGGTGCGGTTGACCACCGAGGATGGCGCACTAAAAGTGTTTGCCGACGCCAAAAAAATTAAGACTGAACCAGATGAAGAGAATACAATCCCAAGATGCCAGGAGGATCAGTTTAAGGAACAATTTCGCATGGAGCGAAGCAGCTTTGAG ATGCTTTTACGCGTTGTGGGCAAAGCAATTGCAGGAGCAGAGCATATGCAGCCCATTGGACAGATGTGTCTGCCAGAGAAACTATTGTATACGCTAACACTTCTCAGTGGCAA CAGGTCATTCCGCGAAGTTGGTGAGACTTTTGCCATATCAAAGAGTTCCGGTCATGAGATCTTTAAGTGGGTAACTGCTGCCTTTGCTGCCCTTTTGCCTCGCTATGTAAAGTGGTTAGATAAGGATGTTGCCTGTACAACTGAGCGCATTGACATACTGCCAGACGTCGTCGGTGTCATAGATGAGTGCCGCATTCCGCTAAAGCTGTTGGTAAAGGTGGAAGAGGGTCAGCGTCACATTGAGGCATTGGCACTGCAGGCTGTGTGTGATGAGCACAGTCGATTTCTAGACATCCATATTGATGTGCCAGACCTGCAGTGTATTTTGCTAAAGAGTGAACTCTTCGAGCGACTAATTGACCCTGTAGAACCGCTGATGCCGCCACACAAGCATCTCGTAGGCGAAACGATGTATCCACTGTTGCTCAATCTGATGACACCGTTCACAGAGAAAAATCGAAAGTTGAGTCCCTGTCATATGCGCTTTAATCAGGCTATTCGTTCGTGGAATGCGCCGGCGAAAAGAGCGTTTGCTGCTTTAATTTCGCGCTTTAGACGTTTGGAATCGCTCGAGATCGCTACGCTGGAGCTTGCCACAATTGTTGTTTCGGCCACCTGCATGctacacaattttattttagagtGCGGCGAGCCGATTGATGATGGTGTATTGGACTTTGATACAGTGCCGGAGAGACCTAATAGCGTGGTCTTTGGAACGCATGGACTGGTCAATTGGGATTTTACTGCAGCAGCTGAAAGGAAACGAGATAATCTTGTCGCAGGTTTTATGCATGCTTAG
- the LOC132798461 gene encoding LOW QUALITY PROTEIN: PRA1 family protein 3 (The sequence of the model RefSeq protein was modified relative to this genomic sequence to represent the inferred CDS: deleted 1 base in 1 codon) — protein sequence MTTPSTSSSVGDAAAALSGNLQLPPLRTLDDFVLGSARFQLPNLKDFDKWGNRVVKNLLYYQTNYFLVFLAIYGVMIAFNPTKILSGLIVQALLIAIIWQFFSSKSKTSFIASRLTGGNQILAAQQAQQKWYILAGALLASYLFLHLMSAVLLTAFTLLLPISVTFIHASLRLRNIKNKLANTIESFGPSTPMGALLDALNVRADAVLN from the exons ATGACAACGCCATCAACGTCTTCCTCCGTTGGCGATGCGGCTGCCGCATTGTCCGGCAATCTGCAGTTGCCTCCGCTCCGCACGCTGGATGACTTTGTCCTGGGTTCGGCACGCTTCCAGCTGCCCAATCTCAAGGACTTTGACAAGTGGGGCAATCGTGTGGTCAAGAATCTGCTGTACTATCAAACCAACTATTTCCTCGTCTTTCTCGCCATCTACGGTGTGATGATTGCCTTCAATCCGACGAAAATCCTTAGTGGTTTGATCGTGCAAGCCCTGCTCATTGCCATCATTTGGCAATTCTTTAGCAGCAAGTCGAAGACCAGCTTTATTGCCAGCCGCCTCACCGGAGGCAATCAGATCCTTGCCGCCCAGCAGGCACAACAGAAGTGGTACATCTTGGCAGGCGCCTTGTTGGCCAgctatttg tttttgcatttgatgaGTGCAGTGCTGTTGACGGCCTtcacgctgctgttgcccATCTCGGTGACGTTTATACACGCCTCGTTGAGGCTGCGCAACATCAAGAACAAGCTGGCCAATACCATCGAGAGCTTTGGACCCTCGACTCCAATGGGCGCTCTGCTCGATGCTCTCAATGTGCGCGCCGATGCGGTGTTGAACTAA
- the LOC132798387 gene encoding uncharacterized protein LOC132798387 isoform X1, with the protein MTQLLLDADCLLEILPNEWPILQNLYASKKNESTGYNLIQNYIEWAEKKLNLDVKCFSLDEDWRKDGTFIMIAKHRGNLENVYFNTLSKDLDRLMGLLFAFTTQTKTSIYFYGYGERLKPAVDDCIGKLAPKKFHESLKTAWYRASKELVATFSTEVPSGITLRKLEIKDAVTVNELWPHNGKETIKFVKHAIENDLTIAACDSNGRLIAWCLRLPLGSLGLLQVMSSQRRLGFGSLMVRVLSKKIAEQNLDVFAPVVTENTPSRRMFEKLGFEKIDEIYWTLEEY; encoded by the exons ATGACCCAGCTATTGTTGGATGCCGATTGCCTTCTAGAAATATTACCAAATGAGTGGCCTATTTTACAAAATCTGTACGcatcgaaaaaaaatgaatctACTGGatacaatttaatacaaaattatattgaatgGGCCGAAAAGAAGCTCAACTTGGATGTCAAATGCTTTTCGCTCGATGAAGACTGGAGAAAAGACGGTACTTTTATCATGATA GCGAAGCATCGCGGAAATCTGGAAAATGTCTATTTTAACACATTAAGTAAAGATCTTGATCGTTTGATGGGATTACTCTTTGCTTTTACAACCCAGACGAAAacttctatatatttttatggctATGGAGAACGATTAAAGCCAGCAGTTGATGATTGCATAGGGAAACTTGCGCCTAAGAAGTTCCATGAAAGTTTAAAGACAGCTTGGTACAGAGCCAGCAAGGAATTGGTTGCCACATTCTCAACAGA AGTTCCATCTGGCATAACTTTGCGAAAATTGGAGATTAAAGACGCTGTGACTGTAAATGAACTATGGCCTCATAATGGCAAGGaaactattaaatttgtaaaacatGCGATAGAAAATGATTTAACTATAGCAGCCTGTGATAGTAATGGAAGACTAATAGCTTGGTGCTTGAG ATTGCCGTTGGGTTCATTGGGTCTGCTGCAAGTTATGTCATCCCAAAGGCGTTTGGGATTCGGCAGTTTAATGGTGCGTGTTCTATCAAAGAAGATTGCAGAACAGAACCTCGACGTTTTTGCTCCTGTGGTCACCGAGAATACGCCATCGCGACGAATGTTTGAGAAATTGGGATTCGAGAAAATAGATGAAATATATTGGACGCTCGAAGAATATTAA
- the LOC132798374 gene encoding uncharacterized protein LOC132798374 isoform X2 produces MNPTAIYVSPLVAEAVRLTTEDGALKVFADAKKIKTEPDEENTIPRCQEDQFKEQFRMERSSFEMLLRVVGKAIAGAEHMQPIGQMCLPEKLLYTLTLLSGNRSFREVGETFAISKSSGHEIFKWVTAAFAALLPRYVKWLDKDVACTTERIDILPDVVGVIDECRIPLKLLVKVEEGQRHIEALALQAVCDEHSRFLDIHIDVPDLQCILLKSELFERLIDPVEPLMPPHKHLVGETMYPLLLNLMTPFTEKNRKLSPCHMRFNQAIRSWNAPAKRAFAALISRFRRLESLEIATLELATIVVSATCMLHNFILECGEPIDDGVLDFDTVPERPNSVVFGTHGLVNWDFTAAAERKRDNLVAGFMHA; encoded by the exons ATGAACCCAACGGCAATCT ATGTGAGCCCCCTTGTGGCCGAAGCGGTGCGGTTGACCACCGAGGATGGCGCACTAAAAGTGTTTGCCGACGCCAAAAAAATTAAGACTGAACCAGATGAAGAGAATACAATCCCAAGATGCCAGGAGGATCAGTTTAAGGAACAATTTCGCATGGAGCGAAGCAGCTTTGAG ATGCTTTTACGCGTTGTGGGCAAAGCAATTGCAGGAGCAGAGCATATGCAGCCCATTGGACAGATGTGTCTGCCAGAGAAACTATTGTATACGCTAACACTTCTCAGTGGCAA CAGGTCATTCCGCGAAGTTGGTGAGACTTTTGCCATATCAAAGAGTTCCGGTCATGAGATCTTTAAGTGGGTAACTGCTGCCTTTGCTGCCCTTTTGCCTCGCTATGTAAAGTGGTTAGATAAGGATGTTGCCTGTACAACTGAGCGCATTGACATACTGCCAGACGTCGTCGGTGTCATAGATGAGTGCCGCATTCCGCTAAAGCTGTTGGTAAAGGTGGAAGAGGGTCAGCGTCACATTGAGGCATTGGCACTGCAGGCTGTGTGTGATGAGCACAGTCGATTTCTAGACATCCATATTGATGTGCCAGACCTGCAGTGTATTTTGCTAAAGAGTGAACTCTTCGAGCGACTAATTGACCCTGTAGAACCGCTGATGCCGCCACACAAGCATCTCGTAGGCGAAACGATGTATCCACTGTTGCTCAATCTGATGACACCGTTCACAGAGAAAAATCGAAAGTTGAGTCCCTGTCATATGCGCTTTAATCAGGCTATTCGTTCGTGGAATGCGCCGGCGAAAAGAGCGTTTGCTGCTTTAATTTCGCGCTTTAGACGTTTGGAATCGCTCGAGATCGCTACGCTGGAGCTTGCCACAATTGTTGTTTCGGCCACCTGCATGctacacaattttattttagagtGCGGCGAGCCGATTGATGATGGTGTATTGGACTTTGATACAGTGCCGGAGAGACCTAATAGCGTGGTCTTTGGAACGCATGGACTGGTCAATTGGGATTTTACTGCAGCAGCTGAAAGGAAACGAGATAATCTTGTCGCAGGTTTTATGCATGCTTAG
- the LOC132798309 gene encoding FAS-associated factor 2, giving the protein MEAEGLTNEQTDKVLQFQDLTGIEDMNICRDVLIRHQWDLEVAFQEQMNIREGRPTMLTASTDVRAPTVINDHFLQQIFSANMPGSRSVSRVPSIGPMPRSFTGIIGYVINFVFQYFYSTLSGIVRALVNIGGGNEPRLVTNPLDDVLKFIREYQERYPEHPVFYQGTYAQALNDAKQELRFLLVYLHQDPSSNPDVDSFCRQTLSTRSVIEYINAHTLLWGCDVSTPEGYRVMQSLAVRGYPVMVVIMLRANRMSVVGRLEGDCTSEELLRRLQSVIAFNEVWLSQARNDRLQRNFTQTLRRQQDEAYEQSLLADEEKERQRERERDAARQLLEAEERARRDVELRKEEIARLKIELANLVPDEPAVDAANAIAVVFKLPNGVRLERRFQQTNSILDVYHFLFCHPESPDEFEITTNFPKRVLYSKTVVDAAEGSANEIVNKTLKDVGLKNREVLFVNDLEA; this is encoded by the exons ATGGAGGCGGAAGGTCTGACAAATGAGCAAACCGACAAAGTGCTACAATTTCAGGACTTGACGGGTATCGAGGACATGAACATTTGTCGCGACGTTCTCATACGCCATCAGTGGGACCTCGAG GTGGCGTTTCAGGAGCAGATGAACATACGCGAAGGACGACCCACCATGCTGACAGCGTCGACGGATGTGCGTGCTCCAACTGTGATCAACGATCATTTCCTGCAACAGATCTTCTCGGCAAATATGCCGGGCAGTCGTTCGGTGAGCCGAGTGCCCAGCATTGGGCCAATGCCTCGCAGTTTCACCGGTATCATTGGCTATGTGATCAACTTTGTGTTCCAATACTTTTACTCCACACTCTCCGGAATTGTGCGCGCTCTGGTCAACATTGGAGGCGGCAATGAGCCGCGTCTGGTCACAAATCCGCTAGATGATGTGCTCAAGTTCATACGCGAATATCAGGAGCGTTATCCTGAGCATCCCGTCTTCTATCAGGGCACCTATGCCCAGGCGTTGAACGATGCTAAGCAAGAGTTGCGTTTCCTTCTCGTTTATTTGCATCAAGATCCAAGCAGCAATCCAGATGTGGATTCATTTTGCCGCCAGACGCTATCCACACGTTCCGTCATCGAGTACATCAATGCGCACACGCTGCTTTGGGGCTGTGATGTGTCCACACCAGAAGGATATCGTGTCATGCAATCGCTAGCTGTGCGTGGTTATCCTGTAATGGTCGTAATAATGCTACGAGCCAATCGCATGTCGGTTGTGGGTCGGCTGGAAGGCGATTGCACTTCGGAAGAGCTTCTGCGACGTCTGCAATCAGTGATTGCCTTCAATGAAGTGTGGCTGAGTCAGGCGCGAAATGATCGACTGCAGCGCAACTTTACGCAGACGCTGCGACGACAGCAGGACGAGGCATATGAGCAGAGTCTGCTGGCGGACGAGGAGAAGGAGCGACAGCGTGAGAGGGAGCGCGATGCTGCACGGCAGCTTCTGGAGGCTGAAGAGCGTGCGCGACGGGATGTGGAATTGCGCAAGGAGGAGATTGCTCGGTTAAAGATTGAGTTGGCCAATCTCGTGCCCGATGAGCCGGCTGTGGATGCCGCCAATGCCATCGCTGTTGTATTTAAGTTGCCCAATGGTGTTCGGTTGGAGCGTCGTTTCCAGCAGACAAATTCCATACTG GATGTGTATCATTTCCTTTTCTGTCATCCCGAGTCGCCGGATGAATTTGAAATCACAACGAATTTTCCCAAGCGTGTTCTCTATTCCAAAACAGTTGTGGATGCCGCTGAGGGATCGGCAAATGAGATCGTCAATAAAACCCTTAAGGATGTGGGATTGAAGAACCGCGAGGTGCTCTTTGTCAACGACCTGGAAGCGTAA
- the LOC132798387 gene encoding uncharacterized protein LOC132798387 isoform X3, which produces MGLLFAFTTQTKTSIYFYGYGERLKPAVDDCIGKLAPKKFHESLKTAWYRASKELVATFSTEVPSGITLRKLEIKDAVTVNELWPHNGKETIKFVKHAIENDLTIAACDSNGRLIAWCLRLPLGSLGLLQVMSSQRRLGFGSLMVRVLSKKIAEQNLDVFAPVVTENTPSRRMFEKLGFEKIDEIYWTLEEY; this is translated from the exons ATGGGATTACTCTTTGCTTTTACAACCCAGACGAAAacttctatatatttttatggctATGGAGAACGATTAAAGCCAGCAGTTGATGATTGCATAGGGAAACTTGCGCCTAAGAAGTTCCATGAAAGTTTAAAGACAGCTTGGTACAGAGCCAGCAAGGAATTGGTTGCCACATTCTCAACAGA AGTTCCATCTGGCATAACTTTGCGAAAATTGGAGATTAAAGACGCTGTGACTGTAAATGAACTATGGCCTCATAATGGCAAGGaaactattaaatttgtaaaacatGCGATAGAAAATGATTTAACTATAGCAGCCTGTGATAGTAATGGAAGACTAATAGCTTGGTGCTTGAG ATTGCCGTTGGGTTCATTGGGTCTGCTGCAAGTTATGTCATCCCAAAGGCGTTTGGGATTCGGCAGTTTAATGGTGCGTGTTCTATCAAAGAAGATTGCAGAACAGAACCTCGACGTTTTTGCTCCTGTGGTCACCGAGAATACGCCATCGCGACGAATGTTTGAGAAATTGGGATTCGAGAAAATAGATGAAATATATTGGACGCTCGAAGAATATTAA
- the LOC132798387 gene encoding uncharacterized protein LOC132798387 isoform X2: MSDELESKKTLNAKHRGNLENVYFNTLSKDLDRLMGLLFAFTTQTKTSIYFYGYGERLKPAVDDCIGKLAPKKFHESLKTAWYRASKELVATFSTEVPSGITLRKLEIKDAVTVNELWPHNGKETIKFVKHAIENDLTIAACDSNGRLIAWCLRLPLGSLGLLQVMSSQRRLGFGSLMVRVLSKKIAEQNLDVFAPVVTENTPSRRMFEKLGFEKIDEIYWTLEEY; encoded by the exons ATGAGTGATGAATTGGAGAgcaaaaaaactttaaat GCGAAGCATCGCGGAAATCTGGAAAATGTCTATTTTAACACATTAAGTAAAGATCTTGATCGTTTGATGGGATTACTCTTTGCTTTTACAACCCAGACGAAAacttctatatatttttatggctATGGAGAACGATTAAAGCCAGCAGTTGATGATTGCATAGGGAAACTTGCGCCTAAGAAGTTCCATGAAAGTTTAAAGACAGCTTGGTACAGAGCCAGCAAGGAATTGGTTGCCACATTCTCAACAGA AGTTCCATCTGGCATAACTTTGCGAAAATTGGAGATTAAAGACGCTGTGACTGTAAATGAACTATGGCCTCATAATGGCAAGGaaactattaaatttgtaaaacatGCGATAGAAAATGATTTAACTATAGCAGCCTGTGATAGTAATGGAAGACTAATAGCTTGGTGCTTGAG ATTGCCGTTGGGTTCATTGGGTCTGCTGCAAGTTATGTCATCCCAAAGGCGTTTGGGATTCGGCAGTTTAATGGTGCGTGTTCTATCAAAGAAGATTGCAGAACAGAACCTCGACGTTTTTGCTCCTGTGGTCACCGAGAATACGCCATCGCGACGAATGTTTGAGAAATTGGGATTCGAGAAAATAGATGAAATATATTGGACGCTCGAAGAATATTAA
- the LOC132798161 gene encoding LOW QUALITY PROTEIN: uncharacterized protein LOC132798161 (The sequence of the model RefSeq protein was modified relative to this genomic sequence to represent the inferred CDS: deleted 1 base in 1 codon) encodes MTTSLNVINSHCPLIEITPNNWEILLDIYSSKRIEPNGYNLIKNFIKWIEKNPELDIKCYSLDEDWKTDGTFIMIVNHGTAQKFVYFNTLSENLDRLIKLLFGYTTNAKAYYFLYGYGEHLLRGLVCAHWETADAEIVNELWPHRAERTIEFVKHLIDHNISIGACDSNGKLIAWCLRLPLGSLGMLHVVASQRRLGLGSLMVRCLSKKIAEHNDEVLASVVPENMPSREMFEKLGFRQIDNVYWTSGSATK; translated from the exons ATGACAACGTCGTTGAACGTAATAAATTCGCATTGCCCCCTCATTGAGATAACGCCAAATAATTGGGAAATTTTATTGGATATTTACTCGTCGAAACGCATCGAACCGAATGGatataatttaatcaaaaatttcATCAAATGGATTGAAAAGAATCCCGAATTGGATATCAAGTGTTATTCGCTGGACGAAGACTGGAAAACCGATGGCACTTTCATAATGATT gTGAACCATGGGACAGCTCAAAAGTTTGTCTACTTCAATACGCTGAGCGAGAATCTGGATCGTTTGATCAAATTGCTCTTCGGTTATACAACTAATGCCAAAGCATACTATTTTCTATATGGTTATGGAGAAC ACCTCCTTCGGGGATTAGTTTGCGCACATTGGGAAACTGCGGATGCGGAAATCGTTAATGAATTATGGCCACATCGGGCGGAACGAACTATTGAGTTTGTAAAACATTTGATAGATCATAATATATCTATTGGTGCCTGTGATAGCAATGGCAAATTGATAGCCTGGTGCTTAAG ATTGCCGTTGGGTTCGTTGGGTATGCTGCATGTGGTTGCCTCTCAGAGGCGTCTCGGCTTGGGCAGCTTGATGGTGCGCTGCCTGTCC AAAAAGATTGCCGAGCACAACGACGAAGTGTTGGCTTCCGTGGTTCCCGAGAACATGCCGTCCCGCGAAATGTTTGAGAAACTGGGATTTCGGCAGATCGATAATGTTTATTGGACTTCCGGCAGTGCCACAAAATAA